From the genome of Primulina eburnea isolate SZY01 chromosome 12, ASM2296580v1, whole genome shotgun sequence, one region includes:
- the LOC140806776 gene encoding uncharacterized protein codes for MNYNLDKLATLYMDNIVRLHGVPASILSDRDPRFVSKFWKSFQKDMGTKITLSMAYHPQTDGQTERTIQTLEDMLMACALDFSGNWREQLPLIEFAYNNSYHSRIEMAPYEALYGRKCRSPLYWDEVGEKSVTGPELIQLTVDKVVIIKERLKAAQDRQKSCADLKRRPLQLEIGEKAYVKVSPMKGVVRFGRSGKLNLRYVGPFEILEKGAASKELNRVVKDIIKKFNPNVLGLLEPRVSGSHADDIGNKMGYDNWLRVEAMGFNGGIWIFWKDDLGLKIIYSHPQFVLAAWLTHSDFQNEIQHEWQDQRMLKDNVISLANVLTELKSATFGNIHKRKRELIARIDGVQRILGHQPRHRLLKLDAKLRRELDKVLEQEELLWYQKSREDWIVSGDRNTKFYHASTMVRRSKNKIEALMEENGDWITEEDRLKIKVQDFYTSLFGPNPNHESKDLRR; via the exons atgaattataatttggataAATTAGCCACCTTGTATATGGACAACATAGTGAGGCTACATGGAGTTCCAGCAAGTATCctatctgacagagatccacgatttgtatcaaaattttggaaaagtttCCAAAAGGATATGGGAACCAAGATTACTCTCAGCATGGCCTATCATCCccagactgatggccaaaccgAAAGGACAATTCAGACACTCGAGGATATGTTGATGGCATGTGCGCTGGATTTTTCGGGAAATTGGAGAGAACAGTTACCTTTAATAGAGTTcgcctataacaacagctaccaTAGTAGAATCGAGATGGCCCCATATGAGGCTTTGTATGGTCGGAAGTGTAGGTCGCCCTTATATTGGGACGAAGTCGGAGAAAAAAGTGTTACAGGACCAGAACTTATTCAGTTAACCGTTGATAAAGTAGTCATAATCAAGGAGAGACTCAAGGCAGCCCAAGATAGGCAGAAAAGCTGTGCCGATCTGAAGAGAAGACCCTTACAGTTGGAAATCGGTGAGAAAGCCTACGTTAAGGTCTCTCCCATGAAAGGAGTAGTTCGATTCGGTAGATCCGGAAAGTTAAATCTGAGATATGTGGGACCGTTTGAGATACTGGAGAAG GGTGCGGCTTCTAAAGAACTGAACCGCGTCGTCAAAGATATAATTAAGAAATTCAATCCAAATGTGCTTGGCTTGCTTGAACCACGTGTTTCGGGATCTCATGCCGATGATATCGGCAACAAGATGGGTTATGATAATTGGTTAAGAGTTGAAGCGATGGGATTTAATGGGGGCATATGGATCTTTTGGAAAGATGATTTGGGATTAAAGATCATCTACTCCCATCCACAGTTTGTTCTG GCTGCCTGGCTTACCCATAGcgattttcagaatgagatcCAGCACGAATGGCAAGACCAGCGGATGCTAAAAGACAATGTTATTTCTTTGGCCAATGTCCTGACAGAATTGAAATCTGCAACTTTTGGAAATATCCACAAACGGAAGAGGGAACTAATAGCAAGGATTGATGGAGTGCAAAGAATTCTGGGGCACCAACCTAGACATAGACTCCTCAAACTGGATGCTAAACTTCGAAGAGAGCTTGATAAAGTACTAGAACAAGAAGAGCTACTGTGGTATCAAAAGTCTAGGGAGGATTGGATAGTCTCTGGTGATAGAAATACCAAATTCTATCATGCCTCTACCATGGTTCGAAGAAGCAAAAATAAGATTGAGGCACTCATGGAGGAAAATGGTGACTGGATCACTGAGGAGGATCGCCTTAAAATCAAGGTTCAAGATTTCTACACATCTCTCTTCGGCCCAAATCCTAACCATGAATCTAAGGACTTACGGAGATGA